The proteins below are encoded in one region of Levilactobacillus namurensis:
- a CDS encoding HAD-IA family hydrolase, whose amino-acid sequence MQLEKVQGFLFDLHGVIADSWQYHLASWRTIAEELAIPWTPALAQALPGMSRQASLEAILASAQESGRLLPDEFQAVTDHENALYRQYVAAMTPANRLPGITAFLDQLVAAGYPLALASASTNVRAEIERLGLQAYFSRIVPAESLAAAKPAPDVYLAAAQLLDADPRACVALEDTLTGVAAAKAAGCITIGLNRDPLPAADAQLSSTAELSLATVRRVLGQLTRSTETL is encoded by the coding sequence ATGCAACTAGAAAAGGTTCAAGGCTTTTTGTTCGATCTACACGGGGTCATCGCGGACTCGTGGCAGTACCACTTGGCTTCGTGGCGGACGATTGCCGAAGAACTGGCCATTCCGTGGACGCCGGCGTTGGCACAAGCTTTGCCCGGGATGAGCCGGCAAGCCTCCTTAGAAGCGATTCTGGCTTCGGCTCAGGAAAGCGGGCGGCTCTTGCCGGACGAGTTCCAGGCGGTGACCGACCACGAGAACGCCCTGTACCGCCAATACGTGGCGGCCATGACGCCTGCCAATCGCTTACCCGGAATTACCGCGTTCTTGGACCAACTGGTGGCGGCGGGCTATCCGCTGGCCCTAGCCTCAGCGTCGACCAACGTACGGGCCGAAATTGAACGGTTGGGGTTGCAGGCCTACTTCTCCCGAATCGTGCCGGCGGAGAGCTTAGCCGCGGCGAAGCCCGCCCCCGACGTTTACCTAGCCGCCGCCCAGCTCCTGGATGCGGATCCGCGTGCCTGTGTGGCGCTAGAAGACACCCTGACGGGGGTGGCGGCCGCGAAGGCGGCCGGCTGTATCACGATTGGTCTCAACCGTGACCCGTTACCAGCCGCAGACGCGCAACTAAGCAGTACCGCCGAACTTAGTCTTGCAACTGTGCGGCGGGTACTTGGTCAGCTAACGCGGTCAACAGAAACGCTTTAA
- a CDS encoding DUF488 domain-containing protein translates to MALKLERIYTKPADLKGYRVLVDRLWPRGISKVNAHLDSWEKEMGPTTELRKWFNHAPEKFPEFKTRYLAEIKANPALPDFLTLLKTQLATQDVILLYGAKDETHNQAVILKAFLLTALADQVPAAQLQD, encoded by the coding sequence ATGGCATTAAAACTCGAACGAATCTACACCAAGCCCGCTGACCTTAAAGGCTACCGGGTCTTAGTTGACCGCTTATGGCCCCGGGGCATTTCCAAAGTCAACGCCCACCTGGATAGCTGGGAAAAAGAAATGGGACCAACCACGGAACTACGTAAATGGTTCAATCACGCCCCCGAAAAGTTCCCGGAATTCAAGACCCGGTACTTAGCCGAAATCAAGGCCAACCCGGCTCTCCCCGACTTTTTGACCCTGCTTAAAACCCAATTGGCCACCCAAGACGTCATCTTACTGTACGGCGCCAAGGATGAAACCCATAATCAAGCGGTGATCCTTAAAGCGTTTCTGTTGACCGCGTTAGCTGACCAAGTACCCGCCGCACAGTTGCAAGACTAA
- a CDS encoding DNA-3-methyladenine glycosylase, which yields MTEEIGAFYTGRPTEQIAQELLGHELVYTTPAGTMSGWIVETEAYLGQQDTAAHAFNGRHTAANAALYDAPGTIYIYVLRGFYMFDVATQAAGTPQGILIRGIEPHQGLDLMRQHRDKPDPEITNGPGKLMAALGIQSKALNRTMLGAKNLTITPTMTRRPKQVAATARVGVSDGSWHDRPLRYLVAGNPYVSASRKRDWDREHHGWQA from the coding sequence ATGACGGAAGAGATTGGGGCGTTCTACACGGGACGACCAACGGAACAGATTGCCCAGGAGTTGCTGGGCCACGAATTGGTTTATACCACACCGGCGGGAACCATGAGTGGGTGGATCGTGGAGACCGAGGCCTACCTTGGCCAACAGGATACCGCGGCCCACGCGTTCAACGGCCGACACACGGCAGCCAACGCAGCGCTCTATGATGCGCCGGGGACGATTTACATCTACGTCCTGCGCGGGTTCTACATGTTCGATGTGGCGACGCAAGCAGCGGGGACCCCGCAAGGAATCTTGATTCGCGGCATCGAACCGCACCAGGGCTTAGACCTGATGCGGCAACATCGCGATAAGCCAGATCCGGAGATTACTAACGGTCCGGGGAAACTGATGGCGGCTTTAGGGATTCAGAGTAAGGCCCTCAACCGGACCATGCTGGGCGCCAAGAACTTGACGATTACGCCCACGATGACCCGCCGACCGAAGCAGGTCGCAGCGACCGCTCGGGTCGGGGTCAGTGATGGCAGTTGGCACGACCGGCCACTACGTTACCTGGTGGCGGGGAATCCCTATGTGTCGGCCAGTCGGAAACGTGACTGGGACAGAGAACACCATGGGTGGCAAGCTTAG
- a CDS encoding demethylmenaquinone methyltransferase encodes MSLTNRTPEKTVAQLFDHIAPQYDQMNRLISLGTHQFWRHHVMDAMQVSPGSFALDLCCGTGDWTIALAQAAGPAGHVVGLDLSREMLAVADQKVRATHLQGQIALHQGDAMHLNYPDNTFDVVTIGFGLRNVPDAQQVLSEMVRVVKPGGQVVCLETSQPTNPVVHAGWQLYFGHLVPLMGRVVAHHYQAYNYLQRTTHQFVSAEQLAAMFTAAGLTAVHFERFNLGAAAAHFGRKTY; translated from the coding sequence ATGTCTCTGACCAATCGCACTCCGGAAAAAACGGTCGCTCAGCTCTTTGACCACATTGCCCCGCAGTATGACCAGATGAACCGCCTGATCAGTCTGGGGACCCACCAGTTCTGGCGTCACCACGTCATGGACGCCATGCAGGTATCCCCCGGTAGCTTTGCCTTGGACCTGTGCTGCGGCACTGGCGACTGGACGATTGCTTTGGCCCAAGCGGCCGGACCGGCCGGCCACGTGGTCGGCTTAGACCTCAGTCGAGAGATGTTAGCCGTGGCGGACCAGAAAGTCCGAGCAACTCATTTGCAGGGGCAAATCGCGTTACATCAAGGTGACGCGATGCACCTCAACTACCCCGACAACACCTTCGACGTGGTCACCATCGGCTTCGGCCTACGCAATGTCCCGGACGCCCAACAGGTCCTGTCCGAGATGGTGCGGGTGGTCAAGCCCGGCGGTCAAGTGGTCTGCCTGGAGACTTCGCAACCCACGAATCCCGTGGTTCACGCGGGCTGGCAACTGTACTTCGGTCACCTGGTTCCCTTGATGGGCCGCGTGGTGGCCCACCATTATCAGGCGTACAATTACCTGCAACGGACCACGCACCAGTTCGTGTCGGCTGAACAACTCGCCGCCATGTTCACCGCCGCTGGATTAACCGCCGTGCACTTCGAGCGGTTCAACCTCGGCGCCGCGGCGGCCCACTTTGGCCGGAAAACCTACTAA
- the map gene encoding type I methionyl aminopeptidase: MITIKSPREIEKMAESGAVLAGVHKGLRKIIKPGISSWEIEEFANKYIEEHGARPSEKGFEGYKYATCVSVNDEVAHAIPRHNLLLKNGDVVKVDMTVNLDGFESDSCWAYAVGNISPEAQHLMDVTHKALYLGIDQAVVGNRIGDIGHAIQDYVEVQNHMGDVRELIGHGIGPTMHEQPNVPHYGEAGHGLRLREGMTITIEPMVNLGTWEIKSKPTADKSWEYYVSADGSLSCQYEHTLVITKDGPKILTSQDPEFDAKYLL, from the coding sequence TTGATAACCATTAAATCACCTCGTGAAATTGAAAAAATGGCCGAATCCGGCGCCGTTTTAGCTGGCGTCCATAAAGGTCTCCGGAAGATCATCAAGCCCGGTATCTCAAGCTGGGAAATCGAAGAATTCGCCAACAAGTACATCGAAGAACACGGTGCCCGCCCCTCTGAAAAGGGTTTTGAAGGTTACAAGTATGCGACCTGCGTCAGCGTCAACGACGAAGTGGCCCACGCCATTCCCCGGCACAACCTGCTCCTAAAGAACGGCGACGTGGTCAAGGTCGACATGACCGTCAACCTCGATGGCTTTGAAAGCGACTCCTGCTGGGCCTACGCTGTAGGGAACATCAGTCCCGAGGCCCAACACTTGATGGACGTGACCCACAAGGCCCTGTACTTGGGAATCGACCAAGCCGTGGTGGGCAACCGCATCGGTGACATCGGCCACGCCATTCAAGACTACGTCGAAGTCCAGAACCACATGGGCGACGTGCGCGAATTGATTGGTCACGGCATCGGCCCGACCATGCACGAACAACCTAACGTGCCCCACTACGGTGAAGCTGGTCATGGCCTGCGGTTACGCGAAGGCATGACCATCACCATCGAACCCATGGTCAACCTGGGCACCTGGGAGATCAAGTCGAAGCCAACGGCGGACAAGTCGTGGGAATACTACGTCTCCGCTGACGGCTCCCTATCTTGCCAATACGAACACACCCTGGTGATCACCAAGGACGGTCCCAAGATTTTGACCTCGCAGGACCCTGAATTCGACGCCAAGTATCTACTCTAG
- a CDS encoding ATP-dependent DNA helicase RecQ: MDLVAYLKDEIEFLTDQMKQAEADHNSSMRFLCDSRIEEAKHILKQIDAGKITKLKP; encoded by the coding sequence ATGGATTTAGTCGCGTATTTAAAGGATGAAATTGAGTTTCTGACCGACCAGATGAAGCAGGCGGAAGCGGACCACAACAGTTCCATGCGCTTCCTGTGTGATTCCCGAATTGAAGAGGCCAAGCACATCTTAAAACAGATCGACGCCGGCAAGATTACCAAGCTCAAGCCTTAA
- a CDS encoding MFS transporter → MNEQSVDLQGRPYHRMAFIWTLLAGTFTMSISQSSLSTAYPTLMKYFGVPASTIQWLTTGFMLVMVVMMPVSPWLLNNLRFPVLFISMLALFDVGTFIIYLATSFPTMMVGRVMEAMAVGVMFPSYQSVMLQITPEEKRGGVMGLAGLVMGSALAVGPIISGIVLRYTTWQGLFVVFMAIITVVFLVAWKTIKNVMPQKTSRLDYLSVIGSLGFIGILYVINQIGKTGVNWGLEGTILVVSLLLVAYFVWRQFHVAEPLLELRVLKTFNFDLAALLTGTSYIALIVVTIIFPLYYQTVLGLSPFASGMSLVPGAILLSLLNPLTGRLADKIGFKATMLTGMGMIVLGWALLAGIGGKQPLVIMILIAALIEGGNAFVMMPAVTLGANSLPDHLIPHGTAVITTVRQIAGSTGVAVATLILAMVTQSHLSLGSMAARLAGYRAVFITFLAVSIVGFIFAAMLRDGRKTKSQA, encoded by the coding sequence ATGAACGAACAATCAGTCGACTTACAGGGTCGACCGTACCATCGGATGGCGTTTATTTGGACCTTACTGGCGGGGACCTTCACCATGTCGATCAGTCAATCGTCATTGTCAACGGCTTATCCCACGTTGATGAAGTACTTTGGCGTTCCCGCCTCAACGATTCAATGGTTGACCACCGGGTTCATGTTGGTGATGGTGGTCATGATGCCGGTTAGTCCGTGGTTGTTGAATAATTTACGGTTTCCGGTGCTATTTATCAGTATGTTGGCCTTATTCGACGTCGGGACGTTTATTATTTACTTAGCCACGAGTTTCCCCACGATGATGGTCGGCCGGGTCATGGAAGCCATGGCTGTCGGGGTCATGTTCCCGTCGTATCAATCCGTGATGCTACAGATCACACCGGAGGAAAAACGGGGTGGCGTGATGGGCCTCGCCGGGCTGGTCATGGGTTCCGCATTAGCCGTGGGACCGATCATCTCGGGAATCGTGTTGCGCTACACCACCTGGCAGGGACTGTTCGTAGTCTTCATGGCCATTATTACGGTCGTGTTCTTGGTGGCCTGGAAGACCATTAAGAACGTGATGCCGCAAAAGACGTCGCGCCTGGATTACCTGTCCGTGATTGGAAGCCTAGGTTTTATCGGGATTCTCTATGTCATCAACCAGATTGGTAAGACGGGAGTCAACTGGGGCCTAGAAGGCACAATCTTAGTGGTCAGCTTACTCCTAGTGGCTTACTTTGTTTGGCGGCAATTTCACGTGGCGGAACCGCTCTTGGAGTTGCGGGTCCTCAAGACGTTTAACTTTGACTTAGCCGCCCTCTTAACGGGGACGTCGTACATCGCGTTGATTGTGGTCACGATTATCTTCCCGTTGTACTACCAGACGGTGCTGGGCCTATCACCCTTTGCGTCCGGGATGTCGTTGGTTCCCGGGGCCATCCTCTTAAGCCTGTTGAACCCGTTAACGGGGCGGTTGGCGGATAAGATTGGCTTCAAGGCCACCATGCTCACCGGGATGGGCATGATCGTCCTAGGCTGGGCGTTGCTGGCCGGGATTGGCGGGAAGCAGCCACTAGTCATCATGATTCTGATTGCTGCGCTGATTGAAGGCGGGAACGCCTTCGTGATGATGCCGGCGGTCACGTTGGGGGCCAACTCCTTACCGGATCATCTGATTCCCCACGGAACAGCCGTGATCACCACGGTCCGGCAAATTGCCGGGTCTACCGGGGTTGCGGTGGCCACGTTGATTCTGGCCATGGTGACCCAGAGCCACCTGTCCTTGGGCAGTATGGCTGCGCGGTTAGCCGGGTATCGGGCCGTCTTCATCACGTTTTTAGCCGTGTCCATTGTCGGCTTTATCTTTGCGGCGATGTTGCGGGATGGTCGGAAGACCAAGTCTCAAGCTTAA
- a CDS encoding SDR family NAD(P)-dependent oxidoreductase: MAADWLELKDKVCVVTGAIGGMGAKICEALAAHQATVVALDQDPDKTAELVTKLMNDDHIAALAINCDVTKESSVQQAVQQVQATFGRVDVVINTAGILKFDPLEDLDYATWKQVLDVNLNGYYLITHEFGKLMIQQQHGTFVHISTVASDIPETYSGAYSTSKAGVNMLSKQVAAEWGMFGIRSNVLEPCLVKTPMSAAFYADPAVENGRKALTASKRIGTTDDIANAILFLASDRSSYVNATSLAIDGGFSVMMQNQIPKPGGRRGFAETH, encoded by the coding sequence ATGGCAGCTGATTGGTTGGAATTAAAAGATAAGGTCTGCGTGGTTACCGGCGCTATTGGGGGAATGGGAGCCAAAATCTGTGAAGCCCTCGCCGCCCACCAAGCTACCGTGGTCGCGTTGGATCAAGACCCTGACAAAACGGCAGAACTGGTCACCAAATTGATGAACGACGACCACATCGCCGCACTGGCGATCAATTGCGACGTCACCAAGGAAAGTAGCGTCCAACAAGCCGTTCAACAAGTCCAAGCCACCTTTGGCCGGGTCGACGTGGTCATCAATACGGCCGGCATCCTTAAGTTCGACCCCCTCGAAGACCTCGACTACGCGACCTGGAAACAAGTCTTAGACGTGAACCTCAACGGCTACTACCTCATCACCCATGAGTTCGGTAAACTGATGATCCAACAACAACACGGTACCTTCGTCCATATCTCAACGGTGGCCAGTGACATCCCCGAAACTTACAGTGGCGCTTACAGTACCAGTAAGGCCGGGGTGAACATGCTCTCCAAGCAGGTCGCCGCTGAATGGGGGATGTTCGGCATCCGGAGTAATGTCCTCGAACCTTGCCTGGTCAAGACACCGATGTCCGCTGCCTTCTACGCCGACCCGGCCGTGGAAAACGGGCGGAAGGCCCTGACCGCCAGCAAGCGCATTGGCACCACGGATGATATCGCCAACGCCATCTTATTCCTAGCTAGTGACCGGTCCAGTTACGTAAACGCCACGAGTCTCGCCATCGACGGTGGTTTCAGCGTGATGATGCAGAACCAGATCCCTAAGCCCGGTGGCCGGCGCGGTTTCGCAGAGACTCACTGA
- a CDS encoding quinate/shikimate dehydrogenase (YdiB; quinate/shikimate dehydrogenase from Escherichia coli uses both NAD and NAD(P) to convert quinate and shikimate to 3-dehydroquinate and 3-dehydroshikimate) translates to MEIDGHTKLVGLIAHPAGHSKSPALHNTAFDAAKLNARFLAFDVEPDQLAAAVQAIRAFKMLGASVSMPFKQAVIPLLDHLDQTAKLVGAVNTIVNHDGRLTGYTTDGIGFVDSLADNQVDLTGTTMTLAGIGGAGTPIAIQAALAGVQTLNVFNINDPSVANAKHIVQVINDQTACHATFYPLEDRDQFQAAIAESDIYADATGLGMGKLIDQTLVDDPTWFHPNMTVFDTVYAPATTKLMTVAQHAQVAHIINGQGMLHNQGAAAFKLWTGVPMP, encoded by the coding sequence ATGGAAATTGATGGACATACTAAATTAGTGGGCCTCATCGCCCACCCGGCTGGCCATTCTAAATCGCCAGCCCTGCACAACACCGCTTTTGATGCGGCAAAACTCAACGCACGCTTCTTGGCCTTTGACGTGGAACCCGACCAATTGGCCGCTGCCGTCCAAGCCATCCGCGCTTTCAAGATGTTAGGCGCCAGTGTCTCCATGCCCTTCAAACAGGCTGTGATTCCGCTCCTCGACCATCTTGATCAGACGGCGAAATTAGTGGGCGCTGTCAACACTATCGTCAACCACGATGGCCGCTTAACCGGCTACACCACCGACGGTATCGGCTTCGTAGATTCATTGGCCGACAATCAGGTTGACTTGACCGGCACGACCATGACCCTAGCTGGGATTGGCGGTGCGGGGACCCCCATTGCCATCCAAGCAGCTCTAGCCGGGGTCCAGACCCTCAACGTCTTCAATATCAACGACCCCTCCGTCGCCAACGCGAAACACATCGTCCAGGTCATTAATGACCAGACGGCTTGTCACGCCACCTTCTACCCACTAGAAGACCGGGACCAATTCCAAGCCGCCATCGCTGAATCGGACATTTACGCGGACGCGACCGGCCTAGGCATGGGGAAGTTGATCGACCAGACGTTAGTCGATGACCCCACTTGGTTCCACCCAAACATGACCGTCTTCGATACCGTCTACGCCCCCGCCACGACCAAGTTGATGACCGTGGCCCAACACGCTCAGGTCGCCCACATCATCAACGGACAAGGCATGCTCCATAATCAAGGAGCCGCCGCCTTCAAGCTCTGGACCGGCGTACCGATGCCTTAA
- a CDS encoding MFS transporter, which produces METTHLPTQVSGQRRLVFTAAFIIIFCCSASAAFSVFANTLVQATGATASQVALTLTIYQFFMAAFGIISGRIIDHSSPKKLMYVGGAIFGLGWFLGAFAHSLWFLYFSIGILAGTGNGLLYNPALLTTLKWFPEKRGTISGLLLGAASLGPLVLAKAGAWLCATMGAAGLMTIGATYLVLVWLVGWLMASPETPTTTTTEPAQTGKSPKEMMRSLTFWLLLALFAIACTAGIMLIGSLSAIAQVQLALTPIVAANFVVVNTLANFFGRMITGRAVDHLGETKTLFLILCLTIIGLAGLRLATGIALFTVFLIILGASFGGVLVVFPTLTGKTFGAKFSGTNYGIMFFGYAIGALIGPQIATLTMHANAGAHAYYGSYLVAIGVAVVGILIDLYLMHQGIGRHTENGGH; this is translated from the coding sequence ATGGAAACAACTCATCTCCCGACTCAAGTCTCCGGTCAACGGCGCTTAGTCTTTACCGCAGCGTTTATCATCATCTTCTGTTGCTCGGCTTCGGCCGCCTTTTCGGTCTTCGCCAATACTCTGGTTCAAGCCACTGGCGCAACGGCTTCCCAAGTTGCCCTGACCTTGACCATTTATCAATTCTTTATGGCCGCTTTTGGTATTATTTCCGGTCGGATTATCGACCACTCTTCCCCTAAAAAACTCATGTACGTTGGCGGTGCCATCTTTGGCCTGGGATGGTTCCTGGGGGCCTTCGCCCACAGCCTCTGGTTTCTGTATTTTTCCATCGGTATCCTAGCGGGAACTGGGAACGGGCTACTCTATAACCCCGCTTTGCTGACCACCCTGAAGTGGTTTCCCGAAAAACGGGGAACGATTTCTGGATTGCTCCTCGGAGCCGCTTCCTTAGGACCACTGGTCTTAGCCAAAGCCGGCGCCTGGCTCTGCGCAACTATGGGCGCCGCCGGCCTCATGACAATCGGCGCCACTTACTTAGTCTTGGTCTGGTTAGTCGGCTGGCTGATGGCTTCACCCGAGACGCCAACCACAACTACAACCGAACCCGCACAGACTGGGAAATCTCCTAAAGAAATGATGCGGTCCCTGACCTTCTGGTTACTTCTTGCGTTGTTCGCTATCGCGTGCACGGCCGGCATCATGTTGATTGGGTCCCTCTCAGCGATTGCCCAAGTTCAGTTGGCGCTAACCCCCATCGTGGCGGCTAACTTCGTGGTGGTCAACACCTTAGCCAACTTCTTTGGCCGCATGATTACCGGTCGGGCCGTCGACCATTTAGGCGAGACCAAGACCCTCTTCCTCATCCTCTGCCTAACCATCATCGGCTTGGCGGGGCTACGTTTGGCTACCGGGATCGCCCTGTTCACGGTCTTTCTGATCATCTTAGGCGCATCCTTTGGCGGGGTCTTGGTGGTCTTCCCGACCTTGACCGGCAAAACCTTTGGCGCTAAGTTCTCTGGGACCAATTATGGCATCATGTTCTTTGGCTACGCCATTGGGGCGCTGATTGGTCCCCAGATTGCCACACTTACCATGCACGCCAACGCCGGCGCGCACGCCTATTATGGCTCCTATCTGGTCGCAATCGGTGTCGCAGTGGTCGGTATCCTAATCGACCTTTACCTAATGCATCAAGGGATTGGTCGGCACACTGAAAATGGAGGTCATTAA